A stretch of the Medicago truncatula cultivar Jemalong A17 chromosome 5, MtrunA17r5.0-ANR, whole genome shotgun sequence genome encodes the following:
- the LOC112421947 gene encoding uncharacterized protein, translating into MDYLEQENRVLREEMTAMQTKMDEMAELIKTMAEAQTQAQVQIQAPAQALAQAQTQAQALTEAQARSQAPPLPPPVKTQAEASSSWTLCADTPTQSAPQRSTPWFPPFTAGEIFRPIACEAQMPTHQYTAQVPPPAMRVTPATMTYSAPVIHTIPQTEEPIFHSGNAEAYEGVSDLREKYDELRRDVKALHEKGKFGKTAYDLCLVPSVQVPHKFKIPDFEKYKGSSCPEEHLKMYVRRMPAYAQDDQILIYYFQESLTGPASKWYTNLDKTRVQTFCDLCEAFVEQYSYNVDMTPDRSDLQAMTQGDKETFKEYAQRWRDTAAQVSPRIEEKEMTKLFLKTLNHFYYKKMVGSTPKSFAEMVGMGVQLEEGVREGRLVKNATPASGTKKTGNHFPRKKEQEVELLPGLLKKNLVQTRTAPPIPEKLPSWYRLDQTCDFHEGGRGHNIETCYAFKSTVQRLINDGKITFTDSAPNIQTNPLPNHGAATVNMIEDCQKTRPILNVQHIKTPLVPLHAKLCKVDLFEHDHDLGEICLMNSGGCQKVRNDIQGLLDRGELVVERKCDDVCVITPEGPLEVFYDSRKSTITPLVICLPGPLPYASEKAIPYKYNATMIEEGREVPIPPLSSVDNIVEDSRVLRNGRVVPIVFPKKIGATVNKEVRTKDAGITKEVDQPNRAGTSAEFDEILKLIKKSEYKVVDQLMQTPSKISIMSLLLNSEAHKDALMKVLEQAFVDYDVTVGQFGGIVGNITACNNLSFSDEELPAEGRNHNRALHISVNCKTDALSNVLVDTGSSLNVLSKTTYAQLAYQDAPLRRSGVMVKAFDGSKKDVLGEVVLPITVGPQVFQVNFQVMDIRASYSCLLGRPWIHEAGAVTSTLHQKLKFVKNGKLVTVNGEEALLVSHLSSFSFIGADDVEGTPFQGFTIEDKNTKRNEASISSLRDAQKGIQAGGSTSWGKLIELPENKHREGLGFFPSTSLSTAKKGTFHSSGFIHAIIEDDPESVPRGLITPGVSSHNWVAAEEEENEEIPDEISRLLEQERKTIQPYGDELEVINLGTKEDKKEIKVGASLETSVKKQVIELLKEYVDVFAWSYQDMPGLDTDIVVHHLPLKPECPPVKQKLRRTRPDMALKIKEEVQKQIDAGFLITSNYPQWLANIVPVPKKDGKVRMCVDYRDLNKASPKDDFPLPHIDVLVDSTAKSKVFSFMDGFSGATYQRGMTTLFHDMIHEEIEVYVDDMIVKSITEEDHVKYLQKMFQRLRKYKLRLNPNKCTFGVRFGKLLGFIVSQKGIEVDPDKVKAIREMPAPRTEKEVRGFLGRLNYISRFISHMTATCGPIFKLLRKEQGIAWTEDCQKAFDSIKKYLLEPPILIPPVEGRPLIMYLTVLENSMGCVLGQQDETGRKEHAIYYLSKKFTECESRYSMLEKTCCALAWAAKRLRHYMINHTTWLVSKMDPIKYIFEKPALTGRIARWQMLLSEYDIEYRSQKAIKGSILADHLAHQPLEDYQPIKFNFPDEEIMYLKMKDCDEPLFGEGPDPDSVWGLIFDGAVNVYGNGIGAVLLTPKGTHIPFTARLRFDCTNNIAEYEACIMGIEEAIDLRIKNIEIYGDSALVINQIKGKWETLHAGLIPYRDYARRLLTFFNKVELHHIPRDENQMADALATLSSMIKVNHHNDVPLISVKFLDRPAYVFAAEAVFDDKPWFHDIKVFLQTREYPPGASNKDKKTLRRLSSNFFLNGDILYKRNFDTVLLRCVDKYEADLLIHEIHEGSFGIHPNGHTMAKKILRAGYYWMTMESDCYKHTRKCHKCQIYADKIHVPPTTLNLLSSPWPFSMWGIDTIGRIEPKASNGHRFILVAIDYFTKWVEAASYANVTKQVVVKFIKNHIICRYGIPNRIITDNGTNLNNKMMKELCNDFKIEHHNSSPYRPQMNGATPFSLVYGMEAVLPVEVEIPSLRVLMEADLSEAEWVQNRYDQLNLIEEKRMTALCHGQLYQKRMKQAFDKKVRPREFKEGDLVLKKIFSFQPDSRGKWAPNYEGPYVVKKAFSGGAMTLQTMDGEELPRPVQLGTRE; encoded by the exons ATGGATTATCTTGAGCAGGAAAATCGGGTACTTCGTGAAGAAATGACAGCCATGCAGACTAAGATGGACGAGATGGctgaattaataaaaacaatggcGGAAGCTCAGACTCAAGCTCAAGTACAGATTCAAGCACCAGCGCAAGCATTGGCACAAGCACAAACTCAAGCTCAGGCCCTAACAGAGGCGCAGGCCCGATCACAAGCACCTCCACTTCCTCCTCCTGTCAAAACTCAGGCCGAGGCATCTTCTTCTTGGACACTATGTGCTGACACTCCAACGCAGTCCGCTCCGCAACGTTCCACGCCTTGGTTTCCGCCTTTCACTGCTGGGGAGATATTTCGTCCTATCGCTTGTGAAGCTCAGATGCCCACTCACCAGTACACAGCTCAAGTACCCCCACCTGCCATGAGGGTCACTCCAGCCACCATGACCTACTCAGCACCTGTGATACATACAATTCCGCAAACTGAAGAGCCTATCTTTCATTCAGGGAATGCAGAGGCTTACGAGGGAGTAAGCGACCTACGAGAAAAGTATGATGAACTACGCCGAGACGTGAAAGCTCTCCATGAAAAAGGGAAATTTGGGAAGACTGCGTACGACCTCTGTTTGGTACCAAGTGTGCAGGTACCTCACAAATTCAAGATTCCAGATTTCGAGAAATACAAAGGGAGTTCTTGTCCTGAGGAACATCTAAAAATGTATGTGAGAAGGATGCCTGCGTATGCCCAAGATGATCAGATTCTTATCTACTACTTCCAAGAAAGCTTGACTGGCCCTGCTTCAAAGTGGTACACAAACCTAGACAAAACAAGGGTTCAAACTTTCTGTGACCtttgtgaagcttttgtggaacagTACAGTTACAATGTAGACATGACTCCGGACCGAAGTGATCTCCAAGCCATGACTCAGGGAGATAAAGAGACGTTCAAGGAGTACGCCCAACGGTGGAGAGACaccgctgcccaagtcagccCACGTATTGAGGAGAAAgagatgaccaagctcttcCTAAAAACTCTGaatcatttttattacaaaaagatGGTCGGGAGTACACCAAAGAGCTTCGCggagatggttggtatgggaGTACAGTTAgaagaaggagtccgagaaggacgcTTAGTAAAGAATGCAACTCCTGCCAGTGGGACCAAGAAGACCGGGAACCATTTCCCGAGGAAGAAAGAGCAAGAAGTCG AATTACTTCCCGGCTTACTCAAGAAAAACCTTGTCCAAACTAGAACAGCTCCTCCTATCCCAGAAAAACTACCATCTTGGTATAGACTTGACCAAACTTGTGACTTCCATGAAGGGGGCCGTGGCCATAACATTGAAACTTGTTATGCCTTTAAAAGCACAGTGCAGAGGTTGATCAATGATGGAAAAATAACTTTCACAGACTCGGCGCCAAATATTCAAACAAACCCATTGCCGAATCATGGTGCCGCAACAGTCAACATGATCGAAGATTGTCAAAAGACTCGTCCCATTCTGAATGTTCAACATATCAAGACACCCTTGGTCCCGTTACATGCCAAGTTATGCAAAGTCGACCTTTTTGAGCATGATCATGATCTCGGTGAAATATGCCTTATGAACTCCGGAGGATGTCAGAAAGTAAGAAATGATATTCAAGGGCTTCTAGACCGAGGAGAGCTTGTGGTCGAAAGGAAGTGTGATGATGTGTGTGTAATAACTCCCGAAGGGCCTTTGGAGGTATTTTATGACAGTCGAAAGTCAACTATCACCCCTCTGGTGATCTGCTTACCGGGTCCACTGCCATATGCTTCTGAAAAAGCcattccatacaaatacaatgccacCATGATTGAAGAGGGTCGTGAGGTTCCAATACCGCCTTTGTCTAGTGTGGATAATATTGTTGAAGACAGTAGAGTTCTGAGAAATGGGCGCGTTGTTCCCATAGTATTCCCAAAGAAGATTGGTGCTACAGTAAACAAGGAGGTTCGGACTAAAGACGCTGGTATCACCAAAGAAGTGGATCAACCCAATAGGGCTGGTACAAGTGCAGAGTTTGATGAGATTCTCAAGTTAATAAAGAAGAGCGAGTACAAGGTTGTTGACCAACTGATGCAGACTCCATCCAAAATATCCATAATGTCTTTATTACTAAATTCTGAGGCCCATAAAGATGCATTAATGAAGGTCTTAGAACAAGcttttgtggattatgatgtaacGGTGGGTCAGTTTGGCGGAATAGTAGGGAACATCACTGCATGCAACAACTTgagtttcagtgatgaagagcTCCCAGCAGAAGGAAGGAACCATAATCGGGCGCTGCATATATCTGTGAACTGTAAAACCGATGCTTTGTCAAATGTGCTGGTGGATACTGGATCATCTTTGAATGTGTtgtccaaaacaacttatgccCAACTCGCTTACCAAGACGCACCTTTGAGACGAAGTGGGGTAATGGTGAAAGCTTTTGATGGCTCGAAGAAGGATGTCCTTGGAGAGGTGGTTCTACCTATCACAGTTGGGCCACAAGTTTTCCAAGTTAATTTTCAAGTCATGGACATTCGAGCTTCGTATAGTTGCCTACTGGGTCGACCCTGGATTCACGAGGCAGGGGCTGTCACATCCACGCTGCATCAAAAGCTgaagtttgtgaagaatggGAAGCTAGTAACTGTAAACGGTGAAGAGGCTTTATTGGTGAGTCATTtgtcatctttctctttcattgggGCAGACGATGTCGAAGGGACACCTTTTCAAGGATTTACTATAGAAGATAAGAATACCAAGAGGAATGAAGCCTCTATCTCGTCTTTAAGAGATGCTCAGAAGGGCATACAAGCAGGGGGGTCCACAAGCTGGGGAAAGCTGATAGAGCTTCCAGAAAACAAGCACCGAGAAGGTTTGGGTTTCTTCCCATCTACTAGTTTGTCCACAGCAAAGAAGGGCACTTTCCACAGTTCGGGCTTTATCCATGCAATCATTGAAGATGATCCTGAAAGTGTGCCACGAGGTCTTATAACGCCAGGAGTATCCAGCCACAATTGGGTTGCT gcggaggaagaagagaatgaagagaTCCCTGACGAAATCTCTCGACTACTCGAACAAGAGAGGAAGACCATTCAGCCTTATGGGGACGAACTAGAAGTGATTAACTTGGGCACCAaagaagacaagaaagaaatcaaggttGGGGCATCGCTCGAAACAAGTGTTAAAAAGCAAGTGATAGAGCTCCTCaaagaatatgttgatgtgtttgCCTGGTCCTACCAAGATATGCCGGGTCTAGACACTGATATTGTGGTACATCACCTACCTTTGAAACCTGAGTGTCCGCCAGTCAAACAAAAGTTGAGAAGAACACGTCCTGACATGGCtctcaaaatcaaagaagaagTACAGAAACAGATCGACGCTGGTTTCCTCATCACATCAAATTACCCCCAATGGTTAGCTAACAtagtgcctgttccaaagaaagatggtaaggtcagaatgtgtgttgactacCGTGATTTAAACAAAGCTAGCCCGAAAGACGACTTTCCTTTACCTCATATTGACGTGTTGGTTGACAGTACTGCAAAGTCTAAAGTCTTCTCATTCATGGATGGattctccg GAGCTACTTATCAGAGGGGTATGACTACTCTTTTCCACGATATGATACATGAAGAGATTGAGgtctatgtggatgatatgatagtCAAGTCGATTACTGAAGAAGACCATGTCAAGTATCTACAGAAGATGTTCCAGCGCCTGAGGAAGTACAAACTTCGTCTAAATCCCAACAAATGCACTTTTGGTGTTAGATTCGGAAAGCTTCTAGGCTTCATCGTCAGCCAAAAAGGCATCGAAGTAGATCCTGACAAAGTTAAAGCCATCAGAGAGATGCCTGCTCCGAGAACAGAAAAAGAAGTAAGGGGTTTTCTTGGACGACTAAATTACATCTCCCGgttcatttctcatatgactgcaacttgTGGGCCGATATTCAAACTACTCCGCAAAGAACAAGGTATTGCGTGGACCGAAGATTGCCAGAAGGCTTTTGACAGCATAAAGAAGTACTTGCTAGAACCACCGATTCTCATCCCTCCAGTTGAAGGaagacctttgatcatgtacCTAACGGTGTTAGAAAATTCCATGGGTTGTGTGCTCggacaacaagatgaaaccggaagaAAAGAGCAcgccatttattatttaagcaaGAAGTTTACTGAATGTGAATCTCGCTACTCCATGCTCGAGAAGACATGTTGTGCTCTAGCCTGGGCTGCCAAGCGCctccgtcattatatgattaatcacACTACTTGGCTGGTATCTAAAATGGATCCaatcaagtacatatttgagaagccCGCTTTGACAGGAAGGATTGCACGGTGGCAGATGCTACTATCTGAATATGATATCGAGTACCGTTCCCAGAAGGCAATTAAAGGCAGTATTCTTGCTGATCACTTGGCTCACCAACCGCTTGAAGACTATCAGCCTATCAAGTTTAACTTTCCTGATGAAGAGATTATGTATCTAAAGATGAAAGATTGCGACGAGCCACTATTCGGAGAAGGTCCTGATCCAGATTCGGTgtggggtttgatatttgatggggcTGTCAATGTATACGGCAACGGCATAGGGGCAGTACTCCTTACTCCTAAGGGTACTCACATCCCTTTCACAGCAAGACTCCGGTTTGACTGCACGAACAACATCGCTGAATATGAAGCCTGCATCATGggtattgaagaagccattgatctAAGAATCAAGAACATCGAAATATATGGAGATTCAGCTCTTGTAATCaaccagatcaaaggaaaatgggaaACTCTTCACGCAGGACTAATACCTTATCGAGACTATGCAAGACGTTTATTGACCTTCTTCAACAAAGTGGAATTACATCATATCCCTCGGGATGAGAATCAGATGGCTGATGCCTTGGCTACTTTGTCTTCAATGATCAAGGTGAATCATCACAATGACGTGCCACTAATCAGTGTCAAATTCCTTGATAGACCCGCTTATGTGTTTGCCGCTGAAGCAGTTTTCGACGATAAACCTTGGTTTCATGATATTAAGGTGTTTCTCCAAACTCGAGAGTATCCTCCTGGAGCATCCAACAAAGATAAAAAGACTCTCAGAAGATTATCTAGTAATTTCTTCCTGAATGGGGATatcttgtacaaaagaaactttgaCACAGTCTTGCTCAGATGTGTAGACAAATATGAAGCTGATTTATTGATACATGAAATACACGAAGGATCCTTCGGAATTCATCCTAATGGGCACACAATGGCTAAAAAGATATTGCGAGCAGGCTACTACTGGATGACAATGGAATCAGATTGCTACAAGCATACCAGAAAGTGTCACAAGTGTCAGATATACGCCGACAAGATTCATGTGCCGCCAACTACACTCAATTTACTTTCCTCTCCGTGGCctttctctatgtggggcattgacacgATCGGAAGGATTGAGCCCAAAGCTTCGAATGGACACCGTTTCATCCTAGTGGCTATTGACTACTTCACTAAGTGGGTTGAGGCCGCATCGTATgctaatgtgaccaagcaagtggtggtcaaatttatcaagaatcatATCATTTGTCGTTATGGCATCCCCAACCGGATCATCACCGACAACGGAACGAATCTAAAcaacaagatgatgaaagaattgtgTAATGATTTCAAGATCGAGCACCATAACTCTTCACCTTACAGACCTCAAATGAATG GGGCAACTCCTTTCTCCCTGGTATATGGCATGGAGGCAGTACTTCCTGTAGAAGTCGAAATTCCATCATTGAGAGTCCTAATGGAGGCTGActtatcagaagctgaatggGTTCAGAATAGATACGACCAGTTGAATCTAATTGAAGAAAAGCGCATGACAGCCCTATGTCACGgacaattatatcaaaaaaggatgaaacaggcctttgacaagaaagttcgtCCCCGTGAGTTTAAAGAAGGTGATCTTGTGCTCAAAAAGATTTTCTCTTTCCAACCAGACTCCCGAGGCAAGTGGGCTCCTAATTATGAAGGTCCGTATGTTGTTAAAAAAGCCTTCTCAGGTGGTGCCATGACTCTACAAACCATGGACGGTGAAGAACTTCCACGACCT gtACAGCTTGGCACTCGGGAGTAA